The genomic region ACAAAACCAACAAAGACAAACCCAAATGAGGAAAAAACTGCGTCAGATCGATCTCCAAACCCAAACTAGCTTGAATTTCCGGTAAACGGTGTAGAAAAATTCCGCCTAACAACAACAATAACAGCGCCACTTCATAACTATGAGGGACGTGGGTTGTCCACAACTCAATCCCTGGCGGACGTAAATTAAACTCAACCGAACGATGCGGACAAGCTTTTAAACAAGTCATGCACAACACGCAATCTCGATTATCTTCCAACTGCGCCGGATGGGAATACAACGGACAACCATTGGTTTCCATGCCCTCACCCTTTTGAGGACCACCCTTGTAACATTGATACGTCGTACATTCTGCCGAACAAGTTCCTTGTTGCGCTCGCAATTCTGTCATCGACAACTTAGCAAATAACCCGTTCATTCCTCCAATCGGACACAAATAGCGACACCAAAACCGTCGTTCAAAAATTGCCGAAAAAATTATAGCTCCAGCAGTAATTAACAATAATAAATAGCTAGAAAGATATGCTGTATTTTCTAAATTCCACAGTTCTTCCCACAGAAAAATTAAGGTAAATAAACCGAATAAAAACCATCCACCCCACTTTTCTGCTGGTTCTCGATGCCACTGTTTTAATTTTCGATGGGGAAACAACCATTGCGATAGTTTTTGCGTGACTTCGCCGTAAATCATAAACGGACACACCGCACACCATAACCTACCCACAAACGGAAAACCCAACAATACGAGGGGCCACCACCAAGCCCAAAACATATTTAAGGCGAAATTTTTATCTCGCTGTTGAGGACCAACAAATAAAACAATGACAATGAAGGCAAAAAACCACAAGGTAAAGCCATAGTTAATTCGGTCTGGATACCAAGAACTGCGCAGAAATCGCCGTAAACTAGGGTAAATATTTAGTAAATTGACGCGAAATTGTTTTTTCTTAGTTTGTGCCGACCAAAAAATTTCTTCCGTTAGCTCTGTCGCTTCTCCCGACTGCACGAGCGCCCGTTCGACTAAACTTTGTAACTCTTTCAAGTTACCAGGAAAATCATAAGATTGCAGGCGACGCAAGGCTTCAGGTGCAACTTGCGATTTGATTAATCCCTCGCTGCGGGTGTAGAGACTGATGTAATATTCTACTAGAGCTTTAAGATCGGCTTTTCGTACCCGTAATGGTGGGACTTTAATGGTCTGTCCGATACAACGCGCGATCGCGGGTTGAGTTCGTTCGGCGATCGCTAAAATCCGTGCTTGACTCGTGCGGGTAACATCTGGTGTATCTTCAGAACGGCTGACAGGTTGATAAGTGCCATTTTGGAGCAATTGCGCGATTTTCGGCACTAGTTCCACAGGTAGTTCTTGGGTATTATTCAAAACCAGCGTTCCTTCACCCAGCCATTCCAACAACCCTGGCTTCCCGCCGACACGACCAAAAAGATCTGCACCGCTAGTTTGCAGTAAATTGCAGTTAACTTTAATAATCGGCTGGCGACGTTGAGAAGAACCGAAATGGATCAAAGTGGCGATGTTGTCTTTTTCCAGTCCTGGTTCGCCAAAAATGAGAACCGATTTTCGATTGCTAGCCGCTTCTCTAATTTCTTGACGTAGCCGCACCGCATAACGACTCGTACCGATAATACCGCGCTTGACTTTAGTAACCAAGTATGGACGCAGGGCGATCGCTCGTTCTTGTTCGTATGATAGTGCTGATGTTAATTGGCTTAATTCTTGCGCTAGCTGGCGCGAAATCGTTTGAAAGATTTCGGGGTATTGTCCGACAATCTGCTGAAATTCTGCCCTTGGCACTGCCCATAAGTGACATTCTGTCAAGGCAGTCACCGTTCTTTGCACTGGCTGTTCTAAGATTAACTCTTGGAGATTAATGACTGACCCAGGAAGCAAACTAGTCGCCCATACGGAACTAGTCGAATTAGTGTGTTTACTCTCCAAGCGACCTTGTTGCAGAATATAAAGCGCTTCTGGGTCAGTCTCTTCTACGACTAGACGCTCGTTAGCGGGGAGGATTTGTTCTACAGCAACTTGGGCGATCGCATTCAATACCTCTGACGATAGCACCGATAGCGCCGTTCGCTCTTGCAGCCAAATGAGTAAATCTGGAGACATCGTATCCCTCTTGCCAATACTTCTATTTATTGTGACTCTCAATTATGAATTCGAGGCGCATGTAGCGCGTTTCGACAAAAACTATTACATTGTGGGGTGTTCTCAATCCCAAGTTATATTCAAAGGAGAAGATTTTGTTTCGCGCAAAGACGCTAAGACGCTAAGAAGAACGCCAATAATCAAGTTTTTTTCTAAAAAGTCTATTTATCTGATTGATTTTTGACTTTTAACTTTTGACTTTTGACTTGCTTATGAGTAGCTCAGATATTCCCAATCTTTGGGTTCCTTTCACGCTTTTACTTTTTATTGTCATGGCTGCTATTTTCTTCAGTCGTAGCCGTTAGCAGAGGGGCTAAAGAAGAGTTGTATAGATGTTACATGTAGCGTCTCTACAACTCTCTACTCCCCATTTAATACAGCCGATTCAACACATAATCGCTCATATCAATCAAGGCTTGTCGAGATTCTGAAGCTGGAAGATAACCGATGCACTCTACTGCTTGATTGGCGTGGTAAGAAGCTAATTCTCTGGCTTTTTGAATGCCTTGACTATCTTTAATCAACGCCAGCGCTTCTTCCAGATCCCCTTCCTGCTCGAAGCGTCGTTCGACTAAGACTTCAAGATAGGGCTTTTCTGCCAAAGCATACAAGGCAGGTGCGGTTAAATTACCGCTTTTGAGATCCGATCCGGCTGGTTTGCCCAAAACCTCTGTCGAGCCTGTAAAATCCAAAATATCGTCCACGACTTGGAATGCTAAACCTAAGTGACGACCGTAGCCATACATGCGATCGACAATTTCTTTTGAGCCGCCACTGAGTAAACCCGCAGCCTTAGAGCTATTGGCAATCAAAGAAGCTGTTTTGTAATAGCTTTTATCTAAGTAAGCCTCAATCGTCATTGCGGTATCGAACCGAGTCATCCCCTGCTGAATCTCGCCTGTGGCGAAGTTCATAATCACTTCTGAAAGGAGTTTGACCACTTCCAGATTGTCTAAATTGGCTAAATGCCACGAAGCCTGAGCGAATAAAAAGTCACCTGCTAAGATAGCAATTCGGTTGTCAAACAAGCTATGGACGGTAGGAACGCCGCGCCGCATCGGAGCTTCATCCACTACATCGTCGTGTACCAAACTTGCTGTATGGATCATCTCCGTAATTTCCGCTAGTCGGCGGTGACGGAGAGTAATCTCCTCATCTAGCATCGTCGCCCGCGACATCAGCAAAACAATTGCTGGTCGCACCCGTTTTCCTCCAGCTCCAAACAAGTACTCTGCTGCGGCGGAGAGGATGGGATGACGAGTTCCTACTAGTTCTATTAGGTTCTCTGACAGTATACGCAGGTCTGCTTCAACTGGAGAAAATAGGGAAGTCGCTGATGTCATGAAGGAGCTGACTCTAATAGTTTTTTACGAAATTTTACATATTCTGTACTCATTTTAAGCTAAGCCTCGGCAAGGGGGAAGTTTTGGTAAATGTAATTTTTCGCAATCGTCGCGATCGCCCTAATGCATTTCCTGAGAAAAATTGTCGTAGCCTTAGCTACAATTAAGCAAAAACACTTAGATAAACTTCGCTTTGTCAAAGTCATCCTTCCCGAGTTCAGTAAATTTACTCAAGATTTATCTATCCGATCGTTGATTTTAAATTTAGAGGCAATATTAGTGACTAAAAGTCTAGATTCATGTGTTAGCCTAGATACTGAAGCATTTAAACCAATTCACAAATTCAACACAGTCGAGCAAATTGCCAAGAGGTAACGAGATCGGCTGAGTCGATTAGGTGAGCATACCCAAACGCAATCCAGAACCTCGGCATCGTTCCGAAACTTTTAAGTGCCAGTCAGTTAATTTTGTTTGGTAGATCTGCTAGCGCTTAAAGGTTTTGAATAGAGAGATCGTCTCGGAAATTAAGTTAGTGGTGTGCGGAAAACAGTGAGGGAACCAGCAGCTGGCGAGGCATTCGTTTGACTGACTGGTAGGAACTTATTGCGACGTGGAAACTGCCAAAAGCTGCTTTTGGTCGATGCTTTGCGCTGTCTTATTTTCTAAACATTATTTCTCTTTCTTGACTCGCTGGCGGCACAATGACTTACGGCAACGTACCCATGATTATTCCTTGCTTGGCAACTGGTTATTTATTGACTGTTTACCTTTTACTACTGTTAGCGCAAAGGCACGTAAAAAATCCCGAGACTCGGGACATCTCTACTCCTAAAGAGGAAGGGTTGGGTCAACTATCAGCGACCAGCGACCGATGACCGGTGTAGAGACGTTACTATATAACGTCTCTACAAACGTCTCTAGTCCAAAAGTTCTAGGGGATAACTGGGAGTAAGGACTGTTTCTAAATTGACTTTTTCCGCCACAGGAGCATAACCCAGCCATCGGACGGAGGACTGGATAAACTGGTGGGGGCAACCGCTGACACAAAAGCGAGTTGGCATCGGTGGTAAATTATTTCGCAGTCCTAGTAAATCGAGTTCGCAAGCTACGGCTTTGACAACGTGAATTGCCGGATCGACCAGCTTGATGCTAGTAGGTAAAAGCGATCGCAGCACGGGTGATAAATGAGGATAGTGGGTACAGCCGTAGATCAGAGTATCGATTTGCTGCTGAATTAAGGGAGCCAGATAGCGCCGTGCTACCTCTTTAGTGTATGGCTCGTTGATCCGATTATCTTCGATCAGAGGCACGAATTCGGGACAACCGACTTGCCAGACTTTAGCAGTACTATCAATCTCTTGAATTGCCTGTGGAAAAGCGTTGCTGGCAGCAGTTGCTGGGGTTGCAATTACACCGATGCGTTTACCTTGTTTTACCGCCGCCTTTGCTCCAGGTAAAATCACACCCAAAATGGGAAACGGAAATTCCCACCGCACCGTCTCTAAAGCTAGAGCGGAACCCGTGTGACAAGCCATCACGACCATTTTTACCTGCTGCTGTTGCATCCAGCAGAGGATTTCGCGAGTAAATTGTACGATCTCGGCTGGCGATCGCGTACCGTAGGGTAGGCGAGCCGTATCGCCAAAATATAAAATAGATTCGTTTGGTAGCTGCCGATACAGCTGAGTTAAAACAGTCAGACCACCCACACCACTATCAAATACGCCAATTGGCGATTGTTGGGGTTCTCGACTGGGAAAATCGGAAGGATTATTGATAGAAAGATAGGAATAAAACACAGTTCGAGCTTAACCCGTTAATTATGCTTAGCACAGAACCTATGGGCAAGTTTGTTAACTGGTATTAGCAAAAGCGGCAACCAGCAACGTAAACCCATCCGTCAAGTTGATAATTAACACTGACATTACCGTAGTGTCAACGTTGTTGTTTAATGTACTGAAGAACACCCTGAGCGATCGCTTCTGCCAGTTGATTTTGATAAGCAGCCGTTTTCAAACGCGGTGCATCGTGTTTCCCTGTCATGAACCCAGTCTCTACTAAAACAGCTGGCATAGAACTCTTGCGTAGGACGTAAAATCTAGCCTTTCTCACGCGGCGATCGCGTAGATTTGGAACATTTCGCAACATAGCATTGTGAACTGTCACGGCTAGATTGTAGCCGCTATCAAAATAATAAGTCTCCAAACCGCTGATATCTGGGCGCGTGGGCAGGGAATTAGCGTGGATACTGACGAACAAGTCAGCATTCACTCGCTCAGCGATATCTACCCGTCCTTGTAGCCCGACAAAATAGTCGCTATCCCGCGTCAGCAGGACATGAACGCCGTTTTGTTCCAATATCTGAGCAACTCGATTGCTAATTGGCAGAATAATATCTTTTTCATGCACTCCTCCTGCAACAGCTCCTGGGTCTTTACCGCCGTGTCCTGGGTCGATGACCACAATTGTTTTCCCATTGCGATCGCGGATGCGCGGTGGTGCTGCGGGTGCTGGTGGGGGAATGGTAATTGATGGGCTAGAGGATGGAGCCGACGGCGGTGCTACTACCACCGAGGAACGCTTCAAATCTAAAGAGAGGAACTCTGGGCTAGGTTGCTCGACCTCTCCCACCCGTATTCCTGCTGCTGGTTGGACTAGGATCGTTACCGTGCGCGGATCGGTCTGCCGCAAGCGCACCCTTAAAACTGGGCTATTGGTATCTAAAGTTGGTCCCTGTACCGTTCTAGCTAATTGGGCATTGGTAATAGTAATGCTGTAGGCAGCAGACGAGCGATCCCAACCACTGGCATAGACTAAAGTTCGATCGCCTTTGACGTAGAGGCGATCGCCTCGCAAGTCCACCGATTCAATTGTGGCTAATTCTGTCGTTCTGTTGCGCCGCTCTGTATCAGCGCGATCCGTATACCGATTTCGACTCGGAAGTAAAACGACTCCACCGAATTGATTGCCCAACTGACCGCCAAATCGACTCACCATCGCCCGCCAGTTAGGGCTATC from Chroococcidiopsis sp. SAG 2025 harbors:
- a CDS encoding N-acetylmuramoyl-L-alanine amidase — encoded protein: MKLYWLLPSTLGIFLISSPTEAASLKSWHFNAKQNRLEIKTEGKVQPRAKLVFNPTRLVIDLPGTALKRTTVKQKAGGAFRALRIGQVDKKTTRIALELSPEYSLDPNQVKVRGASPSHWLVQLPQPEKIASSSPAPAPQSSDEPASSESPQPPVEPPAATTPPESPQPPVEQPSATTAPLTIAAPRQLEAAPLSNPSPAVSPPRQYLRRTNRTTTPVTPIPAANSLQVQGVRATGDGFFIRTVGTGKLDVNVDRNSDGDEDKIIVDLKGASLAPNFSPPRAFSRFGVKKIVLSQAQSEQPIVRLTMEVDRDSPNWRAMVSRFGGQLGNQFGGVVLLPSRNRYTDRADTERRNRTTELATIESVDLRGDRLYVKGDRTLVYASGWDRSSAAYSITITNAQLARTVQGPTLDTNSPVLRVRLRQTDPRTVTILVQPAAGIRVGEVEQPSPEFLSLDLKRSSVVVAPPSAPSSSPSITIPPPAPAAPPRIRDRNGKTIVVIDPGHGGKDPGAVAGGVHEKDIILPISNRVAQILEQNGVHVLLTRDSDYFVGLQGRVDIAERVNADLFVSIHANSLPTRPDISGLETYYFDSGYNLAVTVHNAMLRNVPNLRDRRVRKARFYVLRKSSMPAVLVETGFMTGKHDAPRLKTAAYQNQLAEAIAQGVLQYIKQQR
- the murI gene encoding glutamate racemase, with the translated sequence MFYSYLSINNPSDFPSREPQQSPIGVFDSGVGGLTVLTQLYRQLPNESILYFGDTARLPYGTRSPAEIVQFTREILCWMQQQQVKMVVMACHTGSALALETVRWEFPFPILGVILPGAKAAVKQGKRIGVIATPATAASNAFPQAIQEIDSTAKVWQVGCPEFVPLIEDNRINEPYTKEVARRYLAPLIQQQIDTLIYGCTHYPHLSPVLRSLLPTSIKLVDPAIHVVKAVACELDLLGLRNNLPPMPTRFCVSGCPHQFIQSSVRWLGYAPVAEKVNLETVLTPSYPLELLD
- the sds gene encoding solanesyl diphosphate synthase, translating into MTSATSLFSPVEADLRILSENLIELVGTRHPILSAAAEYLFGAGGKRVRPAIVLLMSRATMLDEEITLRHRRLAEITEMIHTASLVHDDVVDEAPMRRGVPTVHSLFDNRIAILAGDFLFAQASWHLANLDNLEVVKLLSEVIMNFATGEIQQGMTRFDTAMTIEAYLDKSYYKTASLIANSSKAAGLLSGGSKEIVDRMYGYGRHLGLAFQVVDDILDFTGSTEVLGKPAGSDLKSGNLTAPALYALAEKPYLEVLVERRFEQEGDLEEALALIKDSQGIQKARELASYHANQAVECIGYLPASESRQALIDMSDYVLNRLY
- a CDS encoding sigma 54-interacting transcriptional regulator, with protein sequence MSPDLLIWLQERTALSVLSSEVLNAIAQVAVEQILPANERLVVEETDPEALYILQQGRLESKHTNSTSSVWATSLLPGSVINLQELILEQPVQRTVTALTECHLWAVPRAEFQQIVGQYPEIFQTISRQLAQELSQLTSALSYEQERAIALRPYLVTKVKRGIIGTSRYAVRLRQEIREAASNRKSVLIFGEPGLEKDNIATLIHFGSSQRRQPIIKVNCNLLQTSGADLFGRVGGKPGLLEWLGEGTLVLNNTQELPVELVPKIAQLLQNGTYQPVSRSEDTPDVTRTSQARILAIAERTQPAIARCIGQTIKVPPLRVRKADLKALVEYYISLYTRSEGLIKSQVAPEALRRLQSYDFPGNLKELQSLVERALVQSGEATELTEEIFWSAQTKKKQFRVNLLNIYPSLRRFLRSSWYPDRINYGFTLWFFAFIVIVLFVGPQQRDKNFALNMFWAWWWPLVLLGFPFVGRLWCAVCPFMIYGEVTQKLSQWLFPHRKLKQWHREPAEKWGGWFLFGLFTLIFLWEELWNLENTAYLSSYLLLLITAGAIIFSAIFERRFWCRYLCPIGGMNGLFAKLSMTELRAQQGTCSAECTTYQCYKGGPQKGEGMETNGCPLYSHPAQLEDNRDCVLCMTCLKACPHRSVEFNLRPPGIELWTTHVPHSYEVALLLLLLGGIFLHRLPEIQASLGLEIDLTQFFPHLGLSLLVLLVPAGFVFLVYGLMRLLFWVKNYVTQRRRGAKDTKEISRFKVKPFGELVYGYLPLVLGGSLAHYLRLGLGEAGRILPVTFATFGLSGAGLPVVVAHPAVIAFLQGTTLVFSVLLTVVLTQKIARQPFRLLLPQHLGAVIIATSIWAIVVGR